TTCGTCATTGGGGATTCGGATTTCGCGATTGATACCCGAGGTCGCCTGACCAGGCACAAAAGGAGCCGCTGTGAATCTTGAGAGCGTTGACATAGTACGGCCCAATGACGCCAACGTCGTAATCGGCCAGTCCCACTTCATAAAGACGGTCGAAGATATCCACGAACTGATGGTGACTTCGGTACCCGGGATGAGATTCGGGCTGGCATTCAACGAGGCCTCAG
The window above is part of the candidate division WOR-3 bacterium genome. Proteins encoded here:
- a CDS encoding adenosine monophosphate-protein transferase, coding for MNLESVDIVRPNDANVVIGQSHFIKTVEDIHELMVTSVPGMRFGLAFNEAS